The genome window GGTGAGTCCTACAAGTGCATCGTTGCTGAAGCCGCCAAGAACGCCCTCGGTGAAGAGCGTTACCTCGAGCGCGTCTTCATCGTGAAGATGCTCCTGGACGCCAACGAGCCCAACCGCATCGCCGGCGCTGTTGGTTTCTCCACCCGTGAAAACAAAGTGTACCTGATCCGTTGCAACGCCGCTGTCGTTGCCTGCGGTGGCGCCGTGAACGTTTACCGTCCGCGCTCCACTGGTGAAGGTATGGGTCGTGCTTGGTACCCGGTCTGGAACGCTGGTTCCACCTACACCATGTGCGCTCAGGTTGGCGCAGAAATGACCATGATGGAAAACCGCTTCGTCCCCGCCCGCTTCAAGGACGGTTACGGCCCGGTTGGCGCATGGTTCCTGCTCTTCAAGGCCAAAGCCACCAACTACAAGGGTGAAGACTACTGCGAAACCAACCGCGCAATGCTGAAGCCCTACGAAGATCGCGGCTACGCCAAGGGTCACATCATCCCGACCTGCTTGCGTAACCACATGATGCTTCGCGAAATGCGCGAAGGTCGCGGCCCGATCTACATGGACACCAAGACCGCTCTGCTGAACACCGTCAACGGTGACCTGACCAGCCCCGAGTGGAAGCACCTTGAGTCCGAAGCTTGGGAAGACTTCCTCGACATGTGCGTTGGCCAGGCCAACCTCTGGGCAGCCACCAACTGCGCTCCTGAAGACCGCGGTTCCGAAATCATGCCCACCGAACCGTACCTCCTGGGTTCCCACTCCGGTTGCTGCGGTATCTGGGCTTCCGGTCCGGACGAATCCTGGGTGCCTGACGAATACAAGGTCAAGGCTGACAACGGCAAGGTCTACAACCGTATGACCACCGTTAACGGCCTGTGGACCTGTGCTGACGGCGTTGGCGCCTCCGGTCACAAGTTCTCCTCCGGTTCCCACGCTGAAGGCCGCATCGTCGGCAAGCAGATGGTCCGTTGGGTTGTTGACCACAAGGACTTCAAGCCGACCCTGAAAGAAAACGCTGCCGACCTGGCCAAAGAGATCTACCAGCCTTGGGAAACCTACAAGGCCGGTGCTGCCATCTCCACCGACCCGGTCGTCAACCCGAACTACATCACCCCGCACAACTTCATGATGCGCCTGATCAAGGCCACCGACGAATACGGCGGCGGTGTCGCTACCCTGTACATGACTTCCAAGGCTCTGCTGAACACCGGTTTCTGGCTGCTCGGCATGCTGGAAGAAGACTCCAAGAAACTGGCCGCCCGCGACCTGCACGAACTGATGCGTTGTTGGGAACAGTTCCACCGCCTGTGGACTGTCCGCCTGCACATGCAGCACATCGAGTTCCGCGAAGAATCCCGCTACCCGGGCTTCTACTACCGCGGCGACTTCATGGGTCTGGACGACAGCAAGTGGAAGTGCTTCTGCAACTCCAAGTACGATCCCGCTACCGAAGAAACCAAGATCTTCAAGCGCGCGTACTACCAGATCATCCCTGCATAAGAGATGAGTTCCAAGGCGGCTGCGGCGAGACCGCAGCCGCCTTTTTACCTTTCTCAGACCTGGTGAAAATGGTCTGAATCCAGGCTGGAACAGGGGATTTCCAGTCTGGGTTTAGGCCATTTTGTTGGCTGAGCCTCAACATCATTAGGGAGGAGTGTGAGAATGTCGAATAACAGTATTCTCGTTGTAGGCGGAGGATTCGCTGGAATCACCGCCGCCCTCGAAGCCGCCGAAGTAGGGCACGAGGTGTACATTGTAGAGACCAAACCCTACCTCGGTGGGCGGGTGGCGCAGCTCAAGCACTATTTTCCGAAGATGTGTCCTCCTTCCTGCGGCCTGGAAATCCAGTTCCAGCGCATCAAGAAGAATCCCAGGGTCAAGGTTTTCACGATGGCCGAGGTCGAGTCCGTGTCCGGCGGTCCCGGTAACTTCGATGTGAAAATCAAGCAGAACCCGAGGTACATCAACGAAAAATGTACTGCCTGCGGCGAATGCGCCAAGGCTGCAAGCACCACCGTTTCGAGCGAATTCGATTTCGGTACCGGTAAGCGCAAGTCCGCTTACATCACCCATCCGTTCGCGTTCCCGCAGCGTTATGTCCTGGACAAGGACGCTTGCGATGCAGGGGAACTGGAAGCCATCAAGAACGCATGTTCTTACGGCGCCGTGAACCTGGACGACAAGGAACGGGTTTTCGACCTCAAGGTCGGCTCCGTTGTATGGGCCACCGGCTGGAAGCCCTACGACCTGTCCAACCTGGACAACCTGGGCGGCGGCACGCTGGCCAACGTTGTCAGCAACATGCAGTTCGAGCGCCTGGCCGCGCCCAACGGTCCCACCGGCGGCAAGATTGTCCGCCCCTCGGACAAGGCCGCGCCCAAGCGCATCGCCTTTGTGCAGTGCGCGGGCTCCCGCGACCAGAACCATCTGAACTACTGTTCCTACATCTGCTGCATGGCTTCCCTGAAGCACGTGCGCTACCTGCGTGAACAGTATCCGGATGCGTCCGTCACCGTTTACTACATCGACCTTCGTACCCCGGGCCGCTACGACAAGTTCAAGGCCATGACCGAAAAGGATCCGAAGCTGAGCCTGGTCAAGGGCAAGGTCGCCGCCATCGTCGAAGACGGTTCCAAGAACCCCATCGTCACCGTCGAAAACGCCGTCACCGGCATCAAGAGCGACGAGCAGTTCGACATGGTGGTGCTGGCCACCGGCATGCAGCCGAGCATGGCCGGCGCACAGGTGCCTGCAGGCGCCCCCATGGACGAAGAAGGCTTCGTTGTCGGCGGGGACGAGCAGGGCATTATCGCCGCTGGTTGCGCCAAGCAGCCGCTCGACGTCATGAAGACCGCCCAGTCCGGCACCAGCGCCGCGATGAAAGCGATCCAAACCGTTGTTGGGAGGTAATGAGAAATGGCTGAAAAGCTTGGTGTATATATTTGTGGAGGCTGCGATATCGGGGCCAATCTCGATATCGATGCCCTTGCCGAATTCGCGCAGAACGGCAGGCATTCTTCCCTGGTGAAGGTGGCCAAGTCCAGCCAGGTGCTCTGCAGCCCGGAAGGCAAGGCCATGATCGAGGCCGACATCGCCGAGCACGAGCTCGACGGTGTTGTCTGCTGCGCCTGTTCCCCGCGCGTGAAATGGGATGTGTTCAAGTTTGACGGCCCGACCCAGGTCGAGCGCGTCAACCTTCGCGAACACTGCGTCTGGTCTTTCGAGGACGATCCGAAGCTGCCCGGTCAGATGGAAGTCATCGCCAAGGACTACGTCAACATGGGCATCGCCAAGATCAACGGCAGCAAGAATCCCGATCCCGAACTGCCCACCACCGTCAAGACCGTCATGGTCATGGGCGGCGGCTTCACCGGCCTCAACGCCGCGCTGAACGCAGCCTCCCTCGGCTACGACGTGGTCCTGGTGGAAAAGGACGGCAAGCTGGGCGGCAAGGCCGCCGGCTTCAAGGCCTCCTTCCCCCTGGCCTACCCCTATGACCGCACCCAGGAAACCGGTGTGGAGGCCCTGATCGCCGAAGTCGAAGGCAACGGCAAGGTCAAGGTCTTCAAGGGCACCACGGTCAAGACCGTGGAAGGCGCTCCGGGCAACTACAACGTGACCCTGGCCAACGGGGAAAACTTCGAGATCGGCTCCATCGTGCTGGCCACCGGCTGGGTGCCCGGCGATGCCAAGTATCTCGCTCCCCTGGGTTACGGCAAGATCAAGAACGTCATCACCACCAAGGAATTGGAAGAAATGGCCGCCGCGGGCAGCCTGGGTTCCAAGACCGTGTGCTTCATCTGCGATCCCGGCAAGTTCATGGAAAGCGTTTCCTACGTGGCTGGCGAAGCCTGCGAGCCCGTGGAAGAGCTGCCCTGTGACGAAACCGCCGAAGGCGCGGACGAAGAGTGCGAATCCTTTGCCTACTCGAACAAGGAATCCGCCAAACACCTGGCCTACAGCTCCGAGCTGACTTCCCTGGTGGCCCTGAAGCAGGCCAACTACGTCGCCGATGCCGGCGGCATGGCCTATATCCTGTACGACCACATGATGGTCCCGGGCATCAATGAGCAGTA of Salidesulfovibrio onnuriiensis contains these proteins:
- the aprA gene encoding adenylyl-sulfate reductase subunit alpha, with amino-acid sequence MPLLPIKEAPKGVALAEPEIIEKDVDILMVGGGMGNCGAAFEAVRWVEKVDPSISVLLVDKAALERSGAVAQGLSAINTYCGENDVDDYVRMVRTDLMGLVREDLIFDLGRHVDDSVHLFEEWGLPVWVKKDGKNLDGAKAKSEGLSIRTGSAPVRSGRWQIMINGESYKCIVAEAAKNALGEERYLERVFIVKMLLDANEPNRIAGAVGFSTRENKVYLIRCNAAVVACGGAVNVYRPRSTGEGMGRAWYPVWNAGSTYTMCAQVGAEMTMMENRFVPARFKDGYGPVGAWFLLFKAKATNYKGEDYCETNRAMLKPYEDRGYAKGHIIPTCLRNHMMLREMREGRGPIYMDTKTALLNTVNGDLTSPEWKHLESEAWEDFLDMCVGQANLWAATNCAPEDRGSEIMPTEPYLLGSHSGCCGIWASGPDESWVPDEYKVKADNGKVYNRMTTVNGLWTCADGVGASGHKFSSGSHAEGRIVGKQMVRWVVDHKDFKPTLKENAADLAKEIYQPWETYKAGAAISTDPVVNPNYITPHNFMMRLIKATDEYGGGVATLYMTSKALLNTGFWLLGMLEEDSKKLAARDLHELMRCWEQFHRLWTVRLHMQHIEFREESRYPGFYYRGDFMGLDDSKWKCFCNSKYDPATEETKIFKRAYYQIIPA
- a CDS encoding CoB--CoM heterodisulfide reductase iron-sulfur subunit A family protein, with product MSNNSILVVGGGFAGITAALEAAEVGHEVYIVETKPYLGGRVAQLKHYFPKMCPPSCGLEIQFQRIKKNPRVKVFTMAEVESVSGGPGNFDVKIKQNPRYINEKCTACGECAKAASTTVSSEFDFGTGKRKSAYITHPFAFPQRYVLDKDACDAGELEAIKNACSYGAVNLDDKERVFDLKVGSVVWATGWKPYDLSNLDNLGGGTLANVVSNMQFERLAAPNGPTGGKIVRPSDKAAPKRIAFVQCAGSRDQNHLNYCSYICCMASLKHVRYLREQYPDASVTVYYIDLRTPGRYDKFKAMTEKDPKLSLVKGKVAAIVEDGSKNPIVTVENAVTGIKSDEQFDMVVLATGMQPSMAGAQVPAGAPMDEEGFVVGGDEQGIIAAGCAKQPLDVMKTAQSGTSAAMKAIQTVVGR
- a CDS encoding hydrogenase iron-sulfur subunit; protein product: MAEKLGVYICGGCDIGANLDIDALAEFAQNGRHSSLVKVAKSSQVLCSPEGKAMIEADIAEHELDGVVCCACSPRVKWDVFKFDGPTQVERVNLREHCVWSFEDDPKLPGQMEVIAKDYVNMGIAKINGSKNPDPELPTTVKTVMVMGGGFTGLNAALNAASLGYDVVLVEKDGKLGGKAAGFKASFPLAYPYDRTQETGVEALIAEVEGNGKVKVFKGTTVKTVEGAPGNYNVTLANGENFEIGSIVLATGWVPGDAKYLAPLGYGKIKNVITTKELEEMAAAGSLGSKTVCFICDPGKFMESVSYVAGEACEPVEELPCDETAEGADEECESFAYSNKESAKHLAYSSELTSLVALKQANYVADAGGMAYILYDHMMVPGINEQYYKAAQDNPAVMLSKAEVVAVKEEGGSPVVVAKNTLLGDSIEIAADIVVLPTAMVPTTAADPTINLVYRQGPAFPDLELFDGFADSNYVCFPYETRRTGVYAAGAVRQPMGLGLAREDAAGAALKAVQCIESANHGVAVHPRSGDLSFPIFNFTRCTQCKRCTEECPFGALDDDEKGTPKPNPTRCRRCGTCMGACPERVISFDNYNIGQIGMTIKQVNVPDKIEEGGPRIIVLTCENDAYPALDMAAMRGRKWNPYVRFIPVRCLGSVNAIWVADAMSKGVDGVMMLGCKYGDDYQCHFMKGSELCSRRKENIAESLGRLGVEPERVEQYELSIDEYDKVPGLIEDFVSNITTNFGPNPFKGY